The following are encoded in a window of Ogataea parapolymorpha DL-1 chromosome VII, whole genome shotgun sequence genomic DNA:
- a CDS encoding Cyclin-dependent kinases regulatory subunit, translating to MSYSQPRPRELTPQEKERIFSFREKYYYSPRYSDDHYEYRHVALPRELLKLIPSDYFTENGTFKILTEEEWRGQLGITQSLGWAHYDCHAPEPHILLFRRAKN from the coding sequence atgtcTTACTCACAGCCAAGGCCAAGAGAGCTGACGCCACAAGAGAAGGAGcgtattttttcatttAGGGAGAAGTACTACTACTCTCCTAGATACTCGGATGATCACTACGAATATCGTCACGTCGCACTGCCTAGGGAATTGTTGAAGCTCATCCCTAGTGACTATTTCACAGAAAATGGAActttcaagatcttgacAGAAGAGGAATGGCGTGGGCAGCTTGGGATCACTCAAAGTTTGGGCTGGGCCCACTATGATTGCCATGCGCCAGAACCTCATATTTTACTTTTCAGAAGAGCCAAGAACTAG
- a CDS encoding protein arginine N-methyltransferase 5, translated as MEPQIVRIGIKPLPLTSALVKSDRLLVQTLTKNGYSCVLLAITNPRYRENCKSYFQSFKDSIKEGGFGAVPGGLKVPFPRSNEVNIFTGPHTGTTIGMLSPWIELGANDPLINEFSLQVLSNEIAYAQFLGVRKLLLAPPKDLNHLAVFTNSLNSILHKFSDIEISISLPICEDPQTNPATGELIPIIDPLSTWDMWNTIRIHCNYHRNLTVSLASPKQNIPEHVVNRWLLEPIRFYLISSSRFIPNSKGYPVLNKYNQLIIWKIIQKKVLDPPILLLHGVDKESDLIANLRNSSLEDKSSQAYLSVDGNKVYLGDLSFLEYLKYLIKSSPSHNQLLPIEEFTLKNLAMANLDRSELRSIKSLQTPLQPLSENLNNATYKVFEQDQAKYECYERAMISSLMDLINLPRFQHVRNLPNFGATAFNTSSLTVTEKGPEANVQQFFEYLKILVIGPGRGPLIERLFAAIKFLNLDLDKVHITAIEKSPTVMVYLSQRNQDFWNGKVDVVNADVRSWKPQVPTQSGFHLVISELLGSFGCNELSPECLYSVEQYCDPDNSIFIPKEYTSFVAPAISPSIYTKLLESNDLSKFHACYVPLCDEYDTLSSKYSKLWTFQHPLRNGNMKRQAHTTLHCHRKGTIHGLLGFFQAELYNGIIISNCPTGSGPSPHNLVSWLPFFMPLEQPMQLTDDQELAIFVKRDTAPDRVWYEWSLESYIYLALPSETTISRSSNNSSSVIDQPGRLSMFSSTEQNGTSRSSLETEEYQVRVRTGTTRIHNTNGMFHSMKL; from the coding sequence ATGGAACCTCAAATTGTGAGAATCGGAATCAAGCCTCTGCCGCTCACCTCGGCTTTGGTGAAGAGTGATCGGTTGCTGGTACAAACTTTAACTAAGAACGGCTATAGCTGCGTGCTTCTAGCCATCACAAATCCAAGATACCGAGAAAATTGTAAAAGCTACTTCCAATCTTTCAAAGACAGCATCAAAGAAGGTGGTTTCGGGGCGGTTCCGGGGGGACTCAAAGTCCCATTCCCCAGATCAAACGAAGTCAATATTTTTACAGGGCCTCATACCGGGACTACAATCGGCATGTTGTCTCCTTGGATTGAGCTTGGCGCCAATGATCCGTTAATCAACGAGTTTTCTCTTCAGGTGCTCTCCAACGAAATAGCATATGCTCAATTTTTGGGTGTTCGCAAATTGCTACTGGCTCCACCCAAAGATTTGAATCATCTTGCTGTGTTCACCAACAGCTTAAATTCCATTTTGCATAAATTTTCTGATATTGAGATTTCTATCTCTTTGCCTATATGTGAAGATCCCCAGACAAACCCCGCCACAGGCGAGCTTATCCCTATCATTGATCCGCTTTCGACGTGGGATATGTGGAATACCATACGCATCCACTGCAATTATCATAGAAACTTAACGGTCAGTCTAGCATCGCCCAAACAAAATATTCCCGAACATGTTGTTAATAGGTGGCTGTTGGAGCCAATTCGATTTTACCTTATCTCGAGCTCCCGCTTTATTCCAAATTCAAAAGGTTACCCCGTGCTTAATAAATACAACCAGCTCATCATCTGGAAGATTATTCAGAAAAAAGTATTAGATCCTCCCATTTTACTCCTGCATGGAGTTGACAAGGAAAGTGATCTTATCGCTAATCTTAGAAACTCAAGTCTCGAAGACAAATCGAGCCAGGCCTATCTCAGCGTTGACGGTAACAAAGTGTATCTTGGAGATCTATCATTTTTGGAATACCTGAAATATCTCATTAAATCAAGCCCGAGCCATAACCAACTTTTGCCGATCGAGGAGTttactttgaaaaatctggCAATGGCAAACCTCGATCGTTCCGAATTGAGGTCGATAAAATCTTTACAGACACCCTTACAGCCGTTGTCCGAGAACCTCAACAATGCCACTTATAAAGTGTTTGAGCAAGACCAGGCGAAATATGAGTGCTACGAGCGAGCAATGATTTCATCACTGATGGACCTTATAAATTTGCCAAGATTCCAGCATGTAAGGAATCTACCAAATTTTGGAGCAACTGCATTTAACACTTCATCTTTAACTGTGACTGAAAAGGGCCCCGAAGCGAATGTTCAGCAATTCTTTGAATATCTCAAAATATTGGTGATCGGCCCTGGAAGAGGCCCTCTTATTGAGCGACTTTTTGCTGCCATTAAATTTCTCAATTTGGATCTAGATAAGGTGCACATTACAGCTATCGAGAAAAGTCCAACAGTCATGGTGTACTTGTCTCAGCGAAACCAGGATTTCTGGAATGGAAAAGTGGACGTCGTGAATGCGGATGTGAGGTCATGGAAGCCTCAGGTTCCAACACAGTCTGGATTCCATTTGGTTATTAGTGAGCTACTTGGTAGCTTTGGTTGCAACGAGCTGTCCCCAGAATGTTTGTATTCGGTGGAACAGTACTGCGATCCTGACAATAGCATTTTCATCCCCAAGGAGTACACGTCTTTTGTCGCTCCTGCGATCTCCCCATCTATTTACACCAAGCTACTTGAAAGCAACGACCTGTCGAAATTTCATGCTTGCTACGTTCCGCTATGCGACGAATACGATACTTTGTCGTCTAAATACTCCAAGCTCTGGACATTCCAGCATCCTCTTAGAAATGGCAACATGAAACGTCAAGCACATACGACATTGCACTGCCATCGCAAAGGTACGATTCATGGTCTTCTCGGTTTTTTCCAGGCAGAGCTGTACAATGGTATCATTATCTCCAACTGTCCAACCGGATCCGGCCCCAGCCCCCACAACCTAGTATCCTGGCTACCATTTTTCATGCCTCTAGAGCAGCCGATGCAATTGACTGACGATCAGGAGCTCGCTATATTTGTGAAGCGGGACACTGCGCCAGACCGGGTTTGGTATGAGTGGTCTCTGGAATCTTACATTTATTTGGCTCTGCCTTCGGAAACCACTATATCCAGGAGCTCCAATAACTCATCATCGGTTATAGACCAGCCTGGTAGACTTAGCATGTTCAGTAGTACTGAACAAAACGGTACGAGTCGTTCATCCTTGGAAACGGAAGAATATCAGGTACGTGTGCGCACCGGAACAACTCGAATCCACAACACAAATGGCATGTTTCACTCCATGAAACTCTGA
- a CDS encoding Phosphatidylinositol 4-kinase, which produces MLNDLQYQLFNFSNNQHTITSSATSSSGVVSKHELHKSFKENVAPSIILATSLISGASVPRSTKYVAPIVRIQGKRLKSFVFEVVKDIKKSLNENLTKKNTMNNALLGRSREEVEDLRNGKLVSRGKRSISSSSVHSNDPHRDQLNFDMIDSYADINMPSLSRPSLKAKKTSLSLLKAQSDHFDHSNTHHSERLHDNAVSSMPNLHMFNNDNSNTEIPYSSDGSYASSIRNSFDFRDSSEIESLYGDEPASPSLPQSSKLSYKVPLSELQQVKLLKSNYFKNETQFVIALQNISIRLAKVPKDARLSTLKAELATLNKDLPCEVDIPGLLPKNKKGKLHRLCKIAVNEAAVLNSAERVPYLLLVEYLADDIDFNPESAYNKLLLNKLEDNKGANDTFKLSDKKYRFDLAYPHAPSSSVSLNSLDMKASTHSREQFSETREAEESDLADFSVVSLSNKIDKYAYKSKRSVKSKTSNLKLELSSPSTDVIEEKIKKLELSFKSQYEGGLDNESELANQMRIAAVMLTQLESPASTMPVSQAAEIKARIIDSMKAMQHGFGVEGLNEIRGEAGERKLSNDLKVAGLSYLGEDWNSKKARIRAESKYGHLENWDLFSVIAKTGDDLTQEAFACQLIHAMARIWYRDNVKVWVKRMRILVTSSTTGLVETITNALSIHSIKKSLTQYMSLNNENPRGEIATLKDHFIRMFGDENSPRYKLAQENFCISLASYSVICYLLQIKDRHNGNIMLDSEGHIIHIDFGYLLSNSPGSVGFEAAPFKLTMEYVDLLGGVDSFYFQKFKTLMKQAFKSLRRNADSLVNLVELMQKDSQLPCFKAGVNTSIQLRQRFQLHLSDDELDLFIDNVLINKSLGSMYTRLYDQYQLLTQGIYI; this is translated from the coding sequence ATGCTCAATGATCTACAATATCAATTGTTTAACTTTTCCAATAATCAGCATACAATTACCTCTTCTGCTACTTCATCATCTGGCGTTGTCAGCAAGCACGAGCTTCATAAATCTTTCAAGGAAAATGTTGCACCCTCCATAATTTTAGCGACTTCCTTGATATCAGGAGCAAGTGTTCCTAGAAGCACCAAATATGTGGCACCAATAGTAAGAATACAAGGAAAACGACTTAAGTCGTTTGTATTTGAAGTGGTTAAAGACATCAAGAAAAGCTTGAACGAAAACCTGACAAAGAAGAATACAATGAATAATGCGCTCTTGGGAAGATCAAGAGAAGAAGTGGAGGATTTAAGGAACGGGAAACTTGTGAGTCGCGGGAAACGCAGCATTTCGTCATCGTCTGTGCATTCTAATGACCCTCATAGAGACCAGCTTAACTTTGACATGATAGACTCGTACGCCGATATTAACATGCCAAGTCTCAGCAGACCGTCTTTGAAGGCAAAGAAAACATCTTTGTCCTTGCTCAAAGCGCAAAGCGATCATTTTGATCACTCCAACACGCATCACAGTGAAAGGCTACATGATAATGCCGTTTCTTCGATGCCCAATCTTCAcatgttcaacaacgaTAACTCAAACACCGAAATCCCGTACTCTTCAGACGGATCATATGCTTCTTCGATAAGGAATTCATTTGATTTTAGAGATAGCAGCGAGATTGAAAGTTTGTATGGCGACGAGCCGGCCTCCCCTAGTTTGCCTCAATCTTCCAAACTGTCTTATAAAGTTCCCCTATCAGAACTACAACAGgtcaaacttctcaaaTCAAACTATTTTAAAAACGAAACCCAATTCGTGATAGCGCTACAGAACATTTCAATTAGGCTTGCCAAGGTTCCGAAAGATGCTCGATTATCTACCTTGAAAGCTGAATTAGCTACGCTGAACAAAGATTTACCTTGTGAAGTCGACATTCCTGGTCTTTTGCCGAAGAATAAGAAAGGAAAACTTCACAGACTTTGCAAGATTGCAGTCAATGAGGCTGCTGTTCTAAATTCGGCAGAGCGTGTCCCATACTTGCTTCTGGTTGAATATCTTGCTGACGACATTGACTTCAACCCGGAATCGGCATATAACAAACTACTATTGAACAAATTAGAAGATAACAAAGGGGCGAACGATACCTTCAAATTGAGtgataaaaaatacagatTTGACCTGGCTTATCCACATGCACCTTCGTCTTCTGTTTCGTTGAACTCTCTTGATATGAAAGCCAGTACCCACTCAAGGGAACAATTCTCGGAAACTAGGGAAGCAGAAGAATCTGACTTAGCTGACTTTTCGGTCGTCAGCTTGAGCaacaaaatcgacaaaTATGCATACAAATCAAAAAGATCTGTGAAATCAAAGACAAGCAATTTGAAGCTTGAACTAAGTTCTCCGTCGACTGATGTGATTGaagagaaaataaaaaaactAGAGCTTTCGTTCAAGTCTCAATACGAGGGAGGGCTGGATAACGAAAGTGAATTGGCAAACCAGATGAGGATTGCTGCAGTGATGCTTACTCAGTTAGAGTCACCTGCCTCCACAATGCCAGTTTCACAAGCAGCAGAGATTAAAGCTCGCATTATAGATTCAATGAAGGCCATGCAACATGGATTTGGGGTGGAAGGCTTGAATGAAATTCGCGGTGAAGCGGGTGAACGTAAGCTTTCAAACGATTTGAAAGTTGCCGGTCTCAGCTATTTGGGAGAGGACTGGAATAGCAAGAAAGCTCGAATCAGGGCAGAATCGAAGTACGGTCATCTTGAAAACTGGGATTTGTTTTCAGTGATTGCCAAGACAGGGGATGATCTGACTCAGGAAGCATTTGCTTGTCAGCTGATCCACGCTATGGCTCGTATCTGGTACCGTGATAACGTCAAAGTTTGGGTGAAACGAATGAGAATTTTGGTCACGTCTTCCACCACGGGTTTGGTGGAGACCATCACCAATGCTTTATCGATACATTCCATCAAAAAGTCTCTTACTCAGTACATGTCATTGAACAACGAAAACCCTCGTGGAGAGATTGCGACGTTAAAAGACCATTTTATACGCATGTTCGGTGACGAAAACAGTCCACGATACAAGCTTGCTCAGGAGAACTTTTGCATTTCTCTTGCCTCGTATTCTGTCATTTGTTACCTTTTACAAATAAAGGATCGTCACAACGGTAACATCATGCTGGATTCGGAAGGACACATTATACACATTGACTTTGGCTATCTCCTCTCCAATTCTCCCGGGTCCGTTGGATTTGAAGCCGCTCCTTTCAAGCTAACTATGGAATacgttgatcttcttggagGTGTGGACTCTTTCTactttcaaaaattcaaaacTTTAATGAAACAGGCGTTCAAGTCGCTCAGGAGAAATGCTGACTCTCTAGTCAATCTTGTGGAGCTCATGCAAAAAGATTCACAGCTCCCATGTTTCAAAGCAGGCGTGAACACAAGCATTCAGCTGAGGCAGCGCTTCCAGCTTCATTTGAGCGACGATGAGTTGGATCTATTCATTGACAATGTCTTGATTAACAAGAGCTTGGGAAGTATGTACACAAGGCTCTACGACCAGTACCAGCTTCTGACCCAAGGTATTTACATATAG
- a CDS encoding TFIID subunit, involved in RNA polymerase II transcription initiation, whose protein sequence is MSQDHPSVTSRFTPKSYATPRRHHKYDTDDLPSQPIKIGYQKVTLDIDLAEQSVHGETELTVLPLNASVRQVKLDCRGMQIKDITVNGKKASYHYGDFFQNDEYLNDTENPVLANYKYNPNYDTHSEVVKLQQHHFYRSRFYPLFSDQNNQANPSSSYPENTSELVVYVPDSIKLRLHDPTSKQTFSPNVNSARSHTPLTTNAMMSSDKVYTPLNIKISYLIRNSKNGLLFHGGNGTTIPKDRWFCYTSNNDLGCSASSWVPCIDNFYEKPAWDINIIVPKTVGDIGETKLVGSDEARKALRRMETEEDEMDEEQEERNDTPLVVAVPDLIGVKESPSPLDVGKKVINFQFYNPVPAHHLGFAVGAFESCPILDVKPGTDELVPSNALANLADNDINNATNFSAESNSNKVPTMLYFLPGRKEEVLNTTVAMYKMFDFYSKEFGSFPFPSYTMVYVDDMACDSCAFAGMTIMSSKLLYSPKLIEPIFDVTEKLAVALSEQYSGINVLPKSLNDFWLVIGISYFMAGQFLKKLFGVNRYRYEVKLRTDYLCEIDIGKRPLANQLFRFPISLSQDMEFIRLKAPLIMFILDRRMTKTDKSFGLSRVIPKIFLQAMSGDLLNGNCLSTAHFHHVCEKVAHHKLESFFQNWIHSCGVPIFQVTQRFNKKRMFIEMSIRQIQKNNKLETNDELQMDINSKETLRKQHQREHFVDEANKFLSEEETFSAPNVFTGPITIRIHEADGTPYEHIVDIKDPVTKLDIQYNTKYRRSKRRKEEDQEEAERKEREREKRERDKLRKEREKDKLRGDDDEPTVKKLGDVFMKPKDLEDWGFTEKQKIEENDYEILGDAFEWLRVDADFEWICKVYINLNENMFESQLRQDRDVEAQLESVKFFSESLHPSIYFATVLMRTILDKRYFYGVRAEAALGLAKLSKEDNDHLGMRFLLKAYKYFYCYNNTISKGYPELDPNEYLPLPNDFSEFSDYFVMKAIVTGLSTVTNKNGDSPIELKKIMLNILKFNDNNNNYFDDSFYLANFITCLTNLIVSSNKKIPNHNESHVEMDQRNLTDPTEKFLIESIVEINRAAKMDQWSPSYHHIVTVTMLQEKVRLALLGLVDLSYIDLIPYTRPFYDSDIRLRAFESLLLLGGLRNSHVLSLFFTTLKLETSHYLRHHLILALMRAVGAAAVDGVFPNLEDDEFFRAKKGDSDEKNNTLVIVEDSGAGNEMKTRRDQLSRLTMKGALDILRRDLSIGTGLRKELWLAIHSCLLSVSAKRNLFDVIEVIFEAIDSFKVTTKLPNERKLVAKVTDVSIEPHSETYKVTFKRQGRLKIQIPTIKLKVTDNSSSRSTQKPKRSSVSEPSSDPRAPREKFEVKFKYRKLSNRRRVAYDIIQTDNQSPLRYVRFQMFEKKVLVSNDENFGELKSLPVKLKINPEKLRQLNPVKTEPSTTLSAPESAPESNGYSQYGEDVQNNYIPGSQAMDTSEKIEAGDDVASNPGDSRRTSLDRVPPLKTEPGASGIEIGASADPERISTQSRSATPSLPKIKLKLK, encoded by the coding sequence ATGTCGCAAGACCACCCGTCGGTAACCTCGCGTTTTACACCGAAGTCATATGCGACACCAAGGAGGCATCATAAATATGATACTGATGATTTACCATCACAGCCTATCAAAATTGGGTATCAAAAAGTCACTTTAGACATTGATTTGGCAGAGCAGTCAGTGCATGGAGAGACTGAATTGACCGTTCTTCCACTCAATGCTAGTGTCAGGCAGGTAAAACTAGACTGTAGAGGAATGCAAATAAAGGACATTACAGTGAATGGCAAAAAGGCAAGCTACCATTATGGTGACTTCTTCCAAAACGATGAGTATCTCAATGACACAGAAAACCCAGTGCTGGCCAACTATAAATACAACCCAAATTATGACACACATTCCGAAGTGGTAAAGCTACAACAACACCATTTCTACAGATCCAGGTTCTATCCATTGTTTTCAGATCAGAATAATCAAGCGAATccttcctcgtcgtaccCAGAGAACACATCGGAATTGGTAGTATACGTTCCAGATTCTATCAAATTAAGGCTTCACGACCCAACGTCAAAACAAACTTTTTCACCCAACGTCAATTCTGCCCGGTCGCACACGCCTTTGACTACCAATGCTATGATGAGCTCTGATAAAGTATACACTCCGTTGAATATCAAAATTAGTTACCTGATCAGGAACTCGAAAAATGGATTACTATTCCATGGAGGAAACGGCACAACGATCCCGAAAGATCGGTGGTTTTGCTACACCTCGAACAATGATCTGGGATGCAGTGCTAGCTCGTGGGTTCCTTGTATAGACAACTTTTACGAAAAACCTGCTTGGGACATAAACATAATTGTGCCTAAAACGGTGGGTGACATAGGAGAGACCAAATTGGTTGGCTCCGATGAAGCTAGGAAGGCTTTAAGAAGAATGGAAACtgaagaagacgaaatggatgaagaacaagaagagcGCAATGATACTCCATTGGTAGTGGCGGTTCCAGATTTGATCGGTGTCAAAGAATCGCCGTCTCCTCTAGATGTCGGCAAAAAGGTGATTAACTTTCAATTTTACAATCCAGTTCCTGCTCATCACCTGGGCTTTGCCGTGGGCGCGTTCGAAAGCTGTCCAATCTTGGACGTTAAGCCAGGTACTGATGAGTTGGTCCCTTCCAATGCCCTGGCAAATCTCGCTGACAATGACATTAACAATGCCACGAACTTCTCTGCTGAATCCAACTCGAATAAGGTGCCGACCATGCTTTACTTCTTGCCTGGCCGGAAGGAGGAAGTTCTGAACACAACAGTTGCAATGTACAAAATGTTTGATTTCTACTCTAAAGAATTTGGCTCATTCCCATTCCCCAGCTACACGATGGTCTATGTCGATGACATGGCTTGCGACTCCTGTGCATTTGCTGGTATGACAATCATGTCTTCGAAATTGCTGTACAGTCCAAAATTGATAGAACCCATCTTTGATGTGACAGAAAAGCTGGCAGTTGCTCTGTCTGAGCAATATTCCGGGATCAACGTTCTTCCGAAATCCTTGAATGACTTCTGGCTGGTAATTGGTATTTCGTACTTCATGGCAGGTCAgtttctgaaaaagctttttgGTGTCAACCGATACAGATACGAAGTCAAACTGCGCACCGATTACCTTTGTGAAATCGATATCGGAAAAAGGCCTTTGGCCAATCAGTTGTTTCGCTTTCCGATAAGCCTCTCCCAAGATATGGAATTTATAAGGCTAAAAGCTCCTTTGATAATGTTCATTTTGGATCGCCGAATGACTAAGACTGATAAGTCATTTGGGCTGTCTCGTGTCATCCCCAAgatttttctccaagctATGTCAGGGGATTTGCTTAACGGAAATTGTTTGTCGACCGCCCACTTCCACCATGTTTGCGAGAAGGTGGCTCATCATAAGCTTGAGtcatttttccaaaattgGATACATAGTTGTGGAGttccaatttttcaagtgACGCAAAGATTCAATAAGAAGAGAATGTTCATCGAGATGAGCATCCGCCAGATACAAAAGAATAATAAGTTGGAAACAAACGACGAACTGCAAATGGACATAAACTCAAAAGAAACTTTGAGGAAGCAGCATCAGAGAGAGCATTTCGTCGATGAGGCTAATAAGTTTTtatctgaagaagagactTTCTCTGCCCCGAATGTGTTCACTGGCCCTATAACTATCCGTATCCACGAAGCAGATGGTACACCGTATGAGCATATTGTTGACATCAAGGATCCCGTCACCAAGTTGGATATACAATATAACACAAAGTACAGAAGATCTAAAAGaaggaaagaagaagatcaagaagaagctgagaGAAAGGAAAGAGAAAGGGAAAAGAGAGAAAGGGATAAATTGAGGAAAGAACGAGAAAAGGACAAATTGCGTGGTGACGATGATGAACCAACGGTGAAGAAGTTGGGAGACGTGTTCATGAAACCGAAGGATCTAGAAGATTGGGGTTTTactgaaaaacaaaaaatcgAAGAAAATGACTATGAAATCCTTGGAGACGCCTTCGAATGGCTGCGTGTGGATGCAGACTTTGAATGGATTTGCAAGGTCTATATCAATTTGAATGAAAACATGTTTGAATCCCAGTTGAGACAAGACCGAGATGTGGAAGCACAGTTAGAAAGTGTCAAGTTTTTTTCGGAGTCATTGCACCCATCAATCTATTTTGCAACGGTTTTGATGAGAACCATACTTGATAAACGGTATTTCTATGGCGTAAGGGCCGAAGCGGCTTTAGGACTAGCAAAACTTTCAAAGGAGGATAACGATCATCTAGGAATGAGATTTTTGCTCAAAGCTTACAAGTACTTTTATTGTTACAACAACACCATATCGAAAGGATATCCTGAGCTGGACCCAAATGAATATTTACCGCTGCCTAACGACTTTTCGGAATTCAGTGACTACTTTGTCATGAAAGCCATTGTGACTGGTTTGTCAACCGTGACAAATAAAAATGGCGACAGTCCGATTGaattgaagaaaatcatgctCAATATTTTGAAATTCAATGACAATAATAATAACTACTTTGATGATTCCTTTTATCTTGCCAACTTCATTACTTGTTTGACAAATTTGATAGTCAGctcaaataaaaaaatcccGAACCACAATGAATCCCATGTTGAGATGGACCAAAGAAATCTTACAGACCCTACCGAAAAGTTCCTAATTGAATCCATTGTGGAGATAAATAGGGCCGCAAAGATGGACCAATGGTCTCCCTCCTATCATCATATTGTTACAGTGACAATGCTTCAAGAGAAAGTGCGTTTGGCCCTACTAggccttgttgacctcTCCTATATTGACTTGATTCCATACACTAGACCGTTTTACGATTCAGATATTAGACTCAGAGCCTTTGAAAGTCTTTTGCTCTTAGGTGGTCTGAGAAACTCGCACGTTCTGTCACTATTCTTCACAACTCTAAAGCTTGAGACTTCCCATTACCTTCGTCACCATTTGATACTTGCTCTTATGCGAGCAGTAGGCGCGGCTGCCGTGGACGGAGTGTTTCCTAACCTCGAAGACGATGAGTTCTTCAGAGCGAAAAAAGGTGATTCCGACGAAAAGAATAACACCCTCGTAATTGTGGAGGACAGTGGAGCAGGTAATGAAATGAAGACCCGACGCGACCAGCTATCTCGACTCACCATGAAAGGAGCATTGGACATTCTTCGCAGGGACTTGAGCATAGGTACGGGACTACGCAAAGAACTTTGGCTGGCAATTCATTCGTGCTTGCTGTCTGTGAGTGCGAAACGAAATTTATTTGATGTTATAGAAGTCATCTTCGAAGCCATTGACTCTTTCAAGGTCACCACAAAACTTCCGAACGAGAGGAAGTTGGTTGCTAAGGTCACTGATGTTAGTATTGAGCCTCATTCTGAGACGTACAAGGTGACATTCAAAAGACAAGGGAGACTTAAAATTCAGATTCCAACTatcaagctcaaggtcACTGATAATAGCAGCTCTCGCTCCACGCAGAAGCCAAAACGCTCCTCTGTTTCAGAGCCATCTTCAGATCCAAGGGCTCCAAGGGAAAAATTCGAAGTCAAATTCAAGTATAGAAAACTTTCCAACAGAAGGCGTGTGGCATACGATATCATTCAAACCGATAATCAATCACCTCTTCGCTACGTGCGTTTCCAAATGTTTGAAAAGAAAGTTTTGGTGTCCAACGATGAGAACTTTGGTGAACTAAAGAGCTTGCCGGTCAAATTGAAAATCAACCCTGAAAAGCTGCGCCAGCTTAATCCAGTTAAGACAGAACCTAGTACCACCCTTTCCGCTCCAGAGTCAGCTCCAGAGTCAAACGGTTACTCTCAGTATGGAGAAGATGTCCAGAATAATTATATTCCAGGAAGCCAAGCAATGGACACTTCGGAAAAAATAGAAGCTGGTGATGACGTCGCATCTAATCCTGGTGACTCAAGGAGGACCTCTCTTGATAGAGTGCCCCCATTAAAGACCGAGCCAGGAGCTTCCGGAATAGAAATTGGAGCTTCGGCTGATCCTGAGAGGATCTCTACGCAAAGTCGCTCGGCAACGCCTTCATTGCCAAAGATTAAGCTCAAACTGAAATAG
- a CDS encoding NASP-related protein sim3 — protein sequence MAEESSYSQELVKLLEKGAQAFAEKQYEKSVEYYSEACEKSNLLTGNDDPDLLFLYAKSLFENAVSKSEVLGGQNNQDEKAEETEDDNGMFQFNEQLAENEEDEEESEQELEQGQEEQSHEQEEEQGEESEEQTDFEVSWEILDLTRTLYEEKLSSLQDEQLKKPYLDSDKKDIKEISSPFVAIKKKLSEVYDLLGEISLETENFSQAAQDFTTLANLRTELYPFSSRLVSEAYYKLSLASEFNTGEAGSSATAVEAMEKSLKSIKERYELPDEERDESLLQEMEQRLDDLRKGDAAIQEEKKKIMMGILGESDGTEIKATPKTVPVNDLTGMVKKRKQPGGKVVTKKTKTSK from the coding sequence ATGGCCGAAGAGTCGAGTTATTCACAGGAGCTAGTAAAACTGCTTGAAAAGGGTGCCCAGGCATTTGCTGAAAAGCAGTATGAGAAGTCTGTCGAGTACTATTCTGAGGCGTGCGAGAAATCCAATCTTTTGACAGGCAATGATGACCCTGATTTGCTCTTTTTGTACGCAAAATCTTTGTTTGAGAATGCTGTGTCCAAATCTGAGGTATTAGGTGGCCAGAATAACCAGGACGAAAAGGCTGAAGAGACTGAGGACGATAATGGAATGTTCCAATTTAACGAGCAGCTTGCTGAAAAtgaagaagacgaagaagaatCTGAGCAAGAACTAGaacaaggacaagaagaacagtCTCATGAGCAAGAAGAGGAGCAGGGAGAGGAGAGCGAAGAGCAGACTGATTTTGAGGTATCGTGGGAAATTCTGGATTTGACGAGGACTTTGTACGAAGAGAAGCTCAGTTCCCTACAAGATGAACAATTGAAAAAACCATACCTGGATTCAGATAAGAAGGACATAAAGGAAATCAGCTCGCCATTTGTGGCAATTAAAAAGAAACTGAGCGAGGTGTACGATTTGCTAGGAGAGATCTCTTTGGAAACTGAAAACTTTAGCCAGGCAGCTCAAGATTTCACCACCTTGGCCAATTTAAGAACAGAATTATATCCATTCTCTTCCAggcttgtttctgaagcCTATTATAAGCTTTCGCTGGCGTCCGAGTTCAACACGGGCGAAGCAGGGTCCAGTGCAACGGCTGTAGAGGCTATGGAgaaatctttgaaatcTATTAAGGAAAGATATGAACTTCCAGACGAGGAAAGAGACGAGAGTCTGCTTCAAGAAATGGAACAAAGACTGGATGATTTGAGGAAAGGTGATGCAGCGATTcaggaagagaaaaagaagattATGATGGGCATATTGGGTGAAAGCGATGGTACAGAAATCAAGGCCACTCCTAAAACGGTTCCTGTGAACGATTTGACGGGAATGGTTAAGAAACGAAAACAGCCTGGAGGGAAAGTGGTCACTAAAAAGACTAAAACCAGTAAGTAG